A portion of the Deinococcus peraridilitoris DSM 19664 genome contains these proteins:
- a CDS encoding serine/threonine-protein kinase produces the protein MFSRLLHERIRPVEVLQERLGTRVERAVWRGEQVLVKTLTSDDPEMIMRFQREGDIAARLSTHPNIVPLLGHTRTQLIYRFIEGGDLRCKFERGVLEVREAVDLMRGLMAAIGHAHARGITHLDLKPENILLEGGRVRVTDFGLSHDRAAPRITRLGERFGTPHYMPPEQYKGVRNDPRSDLYSAGVILFEALAGTPPYRDPFSWLAGIRDERVPLPHPQALHPLLEMALARDPARRPSSAIAFLIELERAAEQLRLDG, from the coding sequence GTGTTCTCGCGCTTGCTGCACGAACGTATCCGCCCCGTCGAGGTGCTGCAAGAGCGGCTCGGGACGCGGGTGGAGCGGGCAGTGTGGCGTGGCGAACAGGTGCTCGTCAAGACGCTCACCAGTGACGATCCGGAAATGATCATGCGCTTTCAGCGTGAAGGCGACATCGCGGCACGGCTGAGCACCCATCCGAACATTGTGCCCTTGCTGGGGCACACCAGAACGCAGCTGATCTACCGCTTCATCGAAGGAGGCGATCTGCGCTGCAAGTTTGAGCGTGGCGTGCTGGAAGTCCGTGAGGCAGTCGACCTGATGCGCGGTCTGATGGCGGCCATCGGTCACGCGCATGCCCGGGGGATCACCCACCTGGACCTCAAACCGGAAAACATCCTGCTCGAAGGTGGGCGGGTGCGCGTCACCGATTTCGGCCTGTCGCACGATCGCGCCGCACCGCGCATCACCCGCCTGGGAGAGCGCTTCGGCACACCGCACTACATGCCGCCCGAACAGTACAAGGGCGTCCGCAACGATCCGCGCAGTGACCTGTACAGTGCGGGCGTCATTCTGTTTGAGGCGCTCGCGGGTACTCCGCCGTACCGCGACCCCTTCAGCTGGCTGGCTGGCATTCGTGACGAGCGCGTGCCGCTGCCGCACCCCCAGGCGCTGCACCCGCTGCTCGAAATGGCGCTGGCGCGTGATCCTGCAAGGCGCCCGTCGAGCGCCATCGCCTTTCTGATCGAACTGGAGCGCGCAGCCGAACAGTTGCGCCTGGACGGATAG